In the genome of Myxococcus stipitatus, one region contains:
- the yidD gene encoding membrane protein insertion efficiency factor YidD codes for MSPLAFVISLPIRFYRKFLGPLLPKVCRFYPSCSTYAMEALEKHGGLKGSWLTLWRLLRCQPFHPGGIDPVP; via the coding sequence ATGAGCCCGCTCGCCTTCGTCATCTCGCTGCCCATCCGCTTCTACCGGAAGTTCCTCGGGCCGCTTTTGCCGAAGGTGTGCCGCTTCTATCCCTCGTGCTCCACCTACGCCATGGAGGCGCTGGAAAAGCACGGAGGGCTCAAGGGTTCCTGGCTCACCTTGTGGCGCTTGTTGCGCTGCCAGCCCTTCCACCCCGGTGGCATCGACCCGGTGCCGTGA
- the rnpA gene encoding ribonuclease P protein component encodes MRAEGATPGQTGPADQRFPKALRLLSRREFLEVQDGGQKLPSDCLLALYKRNGRTYSRVGLTVSSKVGNAVVRARLRRVLRELFRKRRMQWPSGLDVVLVARSSAKEASFMDLSRAFDGVTRKLQRLPPAAESKPKEPPR; translated from the coding sequence GTGAGGGCCGAGGGTGCGACGCCGGGCCAGACTGGCCCGGCAGACCAGCGCTTCCCCAAGGCCCTTCGCCTGCTCAGCAGGCGTGAGTTCCTCGAGGTCCAGGACGGTGGGCAGAAGCTTCCTTCCGACTGTCTCCTCGCTCTCTACAAACGCAATGGCCGGACGTACTCCCGTGTTGGCCTCACCGTGTCGAGCAAGGTGGGAAACGCGGTAGTGCGCGCGCGCCTCAGGCGCGTGCTGCGCGAGTTGTTCCGCAAGCGCCGCATGCAATGGCCTTCGGGCCTGGACGTGGTGTTGGTGGCGCGCTCATCCGCGAAGGAAGCCTCCTTCATGGACCTGTCCCGCGCCTTCGACGGTGTCACCCGTAAGCTGCAGCGGCTCCCGCCGGCCGCCGAGTCGAAGCCGAAGGAGCCTCCCAGATGA